GGGCAGGCGGTCTCGCACGCCCCGCAGCCGGTACACAGTTTTTGATTGACAACGGGCAGTCCGTTCGCTCCCATTTCAAGCGCATCGAAAGGACATGCCTTGACGCAGGTGCCAAATCCAAGACACCCATATTTGCATCCCTTGTGTCCCCCCTGGGTATAGTTCGCCGCAACACAATCCTGGATTCCGCTGTAACGAAAGGCATTGACCGCCTTGTCAGCACTTCCGCCGCACTTGATCCGGGCAACTCTTGGTTCTACCTCAGCAGCTGCCTTTCCTGTAAGCTCTGCCACCATCTTGGCAACAACAGCTTTACCAGGAATACAGAGGCTGGGTGAAACGTCGGGGTCTGTAACTACGGCCTCTGCATAAGCAATACAGCCCGCATAGCCGCAGGCACCACACTGTCCTTTGGGAAGCGCTTCCTCCACCAGATGGATCAGCGGATTTGATTCAATGGCAAATTTTTTATTGGCAACAGCCAGGATTAGCCCGAAGATCAGGCCGACCACAACCATTATGATTAATATCATGAAAGCAGTATACATAGATTCTCACCCCTCCTATATCTTGATCATTCCCGAGAAACCGAGGAATGACAGTGCCAGCATGCCGGCAAGAATAAATGCGATACCCATTCCCTGCAAAGGTTTTGGTACGTCAGCATACTCCAGCTTTTCTCTCAGGCTGGCCATCAGCACGATGGCGATGGCAAAGCCCACACCGGAACCAAGGGCGTTCACAACACTTTTCATAAACGTGAAATCCGATTCCGCATTGATAAGCGGAACACCGAGAACCACGCAGTTTGTTGCGATAAGAAGCAGGTAGATCCCCCACATCCCGTAGAGTGCCGGGGCATACTTCTTAATAACCATCTCCAGAAGCTGAACGAAACTGGCAATCAGAAGTACAAAAACAACAGTCTTCAGG
This genomic window from Clostridiales bacterium contains:
- a CDS encoding Fe-S cluster domain-containing protein codes for the protein MYTAFMILIIMVVVGLIFGLILAVANKKFAIESNPLIHLVEEALPKGQCGACGYAGCIAYAEAVVTDPDVSPSLCIPGKAVVAKMVAELTGKAAAEVEPRVARIKCGGSADKAVNAFRYSGIQDCVAANYTQGGHKGCKYGCLGFGTCVKACPFDALEMGANGLPVVNQKLCTGCGACETACPKKVIAMQPLGAKVTVDCSSKDKGAAARKLCASACIACGLCVKNCPHGAAKMEDNLAVVDPHICETICSEATCTAKCPTGAILKLI
- a CDS encoding RnfABCDGE type electron transport complex subunit A; the encoded protein is MTEYLLLFISAAIVNNFVLTRFLGLCIFFGVSKRLDASLGMGMAVTSVITLSSMLAWVVYTFVLLPLDLVFLKTVVFVLLIASFVQLLEMVIKKYAPALYGMWGIYLLLIATNCVVLGVPLINAESDFTFMKSVVNALGSGVGFAIAIVLMASLREKLEYADVPKPLQGMGIAFILAGMLALSFLGFSGMIKI